The Drosophila mauritiana strain mau12 chromosome 2R, ASM438214v1, whole genome shotgun sequence genome has a segment encoding these proteins:
- the LOC117137240 gene encoding glyceraldehyde-3-phosphate dehydrogenase, whose protein sequence is MSGIGINGFGRIGRMFARQALVRKDVKIVAINDPSLDPKYLAYMLRYDSTHGQFNQKISVDGNNLVVNGKKIKLLKESDVKKVKWCDLGVHTVVECSGRFTTLKACQGHLDSGAKKVVISAPSADAPMFVCGVNLDTYKPGTPIISNASCTTNCLAPLAKVVHDNFQICEGLMTTVHAATATQKIIDGPSSKLWRDGRSGMTNIIPAATGAAKAVGKVIPDLNGKLTGMAFRVPVPNVSVVDLTCRLSKPAKMDDIKKCIKDASECEMKGILGYVEEEVVSTDFNGSRFASVFDAKACIALSDTFVKLISWYDNETGYSCRLLDLVLYAQLVDQCDAKDKGCK, encoded by the coding sequence ATGTCCGGAATTGGCATCAATGGCTTTGGCCGAATCGGTCGCATGTTTGCCCGCCAGGCTCTAGTTCGCAAAGATGTCAAGATCGTGGCAATCAACGATCCCTCGCTGGATCCCAAGTACCTGGCCTACATGCTGCGATACGACTCCACTCATGGACAGTTCAATCAGAAGATCTCTGTCGACGGGAACAATCTCGTTGTAAATGGCAAGAAGATCAAGCTGCTCAAGGAGTCGGACGTCAAGAAGGTGAAATGGTGCGACCTGGGCGTGCATACGGTGGTGGAGTGCTCCGGCCGGTTTACCACCCTGAAAGCCTGCCAAGGTCACCTGGATAGTGGGGCCAAAAAGGTGGTCATATCGGCACCATCCGCCGATGCTCCAATGTTTGTGTGCGGCGTGAATCTTGATACATATAAACCGGGCACACCAATCATCTCGAATGCCTCGTGCACAACCAACTGCCTGGCGCCGCTGGCCAAGGTGGTGCACGATAACTTCCAAATATGTGAGGGCCTTATGACCACCGTTCATGCGGCTACAGCTACCCAAAAGATCATCGACGGGCCCAGCAGCAAACTCTGGCGGGATGGACGCAGTGGCATGACCAACATCATACCCGCAGCCACGGGAGCCGCTAAAGCAGTCGGCAAGGTGATTCCGGACCTAAACGGGAAGCTCACGGGTATGGCGTTCCGTGTACCAGTTCCCAATGTCTCGGTGGTAGACCTCACCTGTAGGCTTTCTAAGCCCGCCAAAATGGACGATATCAAAAAGTGCATCAAGGATGCATCCGAATGCGAAATGAAGGGAATCCTAGGGTAtgtggaggaggaggtggtgtCCACCGATTTTAACGGCTCACGATTTGCATCCGTCTTTGATGCCAAGGCCTGTATTGCCCTAAGCGATACCTTCGTCAAGTTGATCAGTTGGTACGATAACGAGACCGGATATTCCTGCCGGCTCCTTGACCTGGTTCTCTATGCCCAATTGGTCGACCAATGCGATGCGAAGGATAAGGGTTGCAAGTAG